A single region of the Erythrobacter sp. genome encodes:
- the hspQ gene encoding heat shock protein HspQ yields MERAEFFSTQAGRTIYAPLETRTRFGIGDVVRHRLFGFRGVIFDIDPVFANSEEWYQSIPEDIRPDRDQPFYHLLAENEDSSYVAYVSQGNLVADAKGGPVDHPTVPQLFEGFKDGRYRMRRSLTH; encoded by the coding sequence ATGGAACGTGCTGAGTTCTTCTCGACGCAGGCCGGGCGCACGATCTACGCCCCGCTTGAAACCCGCACCCGCTTCGGGATCGGCGACGTGGTCCGCCATCGGTTGTTCGGCTTTCGCGGCGTAATTTTCGACATCGACCCGGTCTTCGCCAACAGCGAGGAATGGTATCAGTCGATCCCCGAGGACATCCGCCCCGACCGCGATCAGCCCTTCTACCACCTCCTCGCCGAAAACGAGGATTCGAGCTATGTCGCCTATGTCAGCCAGGGCAATCTCGTGGCCGACGCGAAAGGCGGGCCGGTCGACCACCCGACGGTCCCGCAATTGTTCGAAGGCTTCAAGGATGGCCGCTACCGGATGCGGCGCTCGCTGACGCATTGA
- a CDS encoding GcrA family cell cycle regulator, with translation MSWTDERIATLRKMWEGGATASQIAEELGGVSRNAVIGKAHRLGLKSRPSPVKANDKKKPAPKKQAAKPAPAKKDAAPARAPAKAESKAPASAGSAAPTADKAAAPASPKQADSADAGSAGAPAQPEQQNLPKIVSVGPGGFLRQGPGDQQAPIPPAPPRRLVPAKPSPEIADKTSLLDLSDKVCRWPMGHPGEPDFHFCGEPVNPGFPYCVEHCGRAYQAQLPRGARKPPPPLPFGGPRVR, from the coding sequence ATGAGCTGGACTGACGAGCGCATCGCGACGCTCCGGAAAATGTGGGAAGGCGGCGCGACCGCCAGCCAGATCGCCGAGGAACTGGGCGGTGTCAGCCGCAACGCGGTGATCGGCAAGGCGCACCGTCTCGGGCTCAAGTCGCGGCCCTCGCCGGTCAAGGCGAACGACAAGAAGAAGCCCGCGCCCAAGAAGCAGGCGGCCAAGCCCGCCCCCGCGAAAAAGGACGCGGCGCCCGCGCGCGCTCCGGCAAAGGCCGAGAGCAAGGCCCCGGCCAGCGCAGGTTCCGCCGCGCCGACTGCCGACAAGGCTGCCGCGCCGGCTTCGCCGAAGCAGGCGGACAGTGCCGATGCCGGATCGGCCGGCGCGCCCGCGCAGCCCGAACAGCAGAACCTGCCCAAGATCGTCTCGGTCGGCCCCGGCGGCTTCCTGCGCCAGGGTCCGGGCGACCAGCAGGCCCCGATCCCGCCCGCCCCGCCGCGCCGCCTCGTTCCGGCCAAGCCGAGCCCCGAGATCGCGGACAAGACAAGCCTGCTCGACCTGTCGGACAAGGTCTGCCGCTGGCCGATGGGCCATCCGGGCGAACCCGATTTCCACTTCTGCGGCGAGCCGGTGAACCCGGGCTTTCCCTATTGCGTCGAACATTGCGGGCGGGCCTACCAGGCGCAGCTGCCGCGCGGCGCGCGCAAGCCCCCGCCCCCGCTGCCTTTCGGCGGCCCCCGCGTTCGCTGA
- a CDS encoding beta-propeller fold lactonase family protein translates to MKAIILAAAGALALMPAALAAQAGDEALVEVESGRVKEGVPLPTFKADASWPKLPDDLILGQVPGLAVAKDDTVWILTRPNSLNPTEAGLDPDPPLTVACCKSPPHVMQFDSAGNLLRAWGGPALAPGTSTVTGEGREAKEEGDEQWPANVHGLYVDEAGTVWIGGNGAGDHVVLNFTAEGEFIRQIGRRQVTEGNLSEQYLGNPADIAHDGTSVLVADGYTNTRVIEFASEDLSFEQLWGAYGTEPGSGTRGGAFDQSMATSTAEGGPDPLAGDFEPMVHCVVRGPENTVYVCDRRNNRVQVFREGEGGIEFVENVVIAPETGGTRTASDVAFSPDGTYVYVADMMNGRVWILTREDHEIVGWFGRNGRYPGQFIWLHSVDVDSEGNVYTTEVNTGRRVQRFVFQGYEE, encoded by the coding sequence ATGAAAGCCATCATTCTCGCAGCCGCGGGAGCCCTCGCGCTCATGCCCGCAGCGCTGGCCGCGCAGGCGGGCGACGAGGCGCTGGTCGAAGTCGAGAGCGGGAGAGTCAAGGAAGGCGTGCCGCTGCCCACGTTCAAGGCCGATGCGAGCTGGCCGAAACTGCCCGATGACCTGATCCTCGGGCAAGTGCCCGGCCTTGCCGTGGCGAAGGACGACACGGTCTGGATCCTCACCCGGCCCAATTCGCTCAATCCGACCGAGGCGGGGCTCGACCCCGACCCGCCGCTCACCGTGGCCTGCTGCAAGTCGCCGCCGCACGTCATGCAGTTCGACTCCGCGGGCAATCTCCTGCGCGCCTGGGGCGGACCCGCGCTCGCTCCGGGGACAAGCACCGTCACCGGCGAGGGACGCGAGGCGAAGGAGGAAGGCGACGAGCAATGGCCCGCCAATGTCCACGGCCTCTATGTCGACGAGGCCGGGACGGTCTGGATCGGCGGCAACGGGGCGGGCGATCACGTCGTGCTCAATTTCACCGCCGAGGGCGAATTCATCCGCCAGATCGGGCGGCGGCAGGTGACGGAAGGCAACCTGTCCGAGCAATATCTCGGCAACCCCGCCGACATCGCCCACGACGGCACAAGCGTGCTGGTCGCCGACGGCTACACCAACACGCGCGTGATCGAATTCGCGAGCGAGGACCTTTCTTTCGAACAGCTGTGGGGCGCTTACGGGACCGAACCGGGCTCGGGCACGCGCGGCGGGGCGTTCGACCAGTCGATGGCGACCAGCACCGCCGAGGGCGGGCCCGACCCGCTCGCCGGCGATTTCGAGCCGATGGTCCACTGCGTCGTGCGCGGGCCGGAAAACACCGTCTATGTCTGCGACCGCCGCAACAACCGGGTGCAGGTCTTCCGCGAGGGCGAAGGCGGCATCGAGTTCGTCGAGAACGTCGTCATCGCGCCCGAGACCGGCGGCACGCGCACCGCGAGCGATGTCGCCTTCAGCCCTGACGGAACCTATGTCTACGTCGCCGACATGATGAACGGGCGGGTCTGGATCCTCACGCGCGAGGACCACGAGATCGTCGGCTGGTTCGGCCGCAACGGGCGCTATCCGGGCCAGTTCATCTGGCTCCACAGCGTCGATGTCGACAGCGAGGGCAACGTCTACACCACCGAGGTCAACACCGGGCGAAGGGTCCAGCGCTTCGTCTTTCAGGGTTATGAGGAATAG
- a CDS encoding sulfite exporter TauE/SafE family protein, translating to MASLTFAIPVLLAVGAGAGFAAGLFGIGGGFVVVPALVFILPLLGVAAEQVPHIAVGTSLATIIFTSARSTQSHARRGSVDFAILKSWAPWVVLGTVAGSMIADRISGATLAVIFGVGVLSFAVYFLLPRRSEEPVLSAMPGGVARFSLAGSLGAISALLGIGGGTIATLTMTMCGTPIHRAIGTAAGMGAIIAIPASIGFLVIGMGEPGLPWGSLGFVNLPAAFVIVLTSVVFAPLGVATAHLLSPAVLRRVFGIYLILVGTTMIAKY from the coding sequence ATGGCATCTCTGACTTTCGCCATCCCCGTGCTGCTTGCGGTCGGGGCGGGAGCGGGATTTGCCGCCGGGCTTTTCGGCATCGGCGGAGGCTTCGTCGTCGTCCCTGCGCTGGTCTTCATCCTGCCGCTGCTGGGCGTCGCGGCCGAGCAGGTTCCCCACATCGCGGTGGGCACCAGCCTCGCCACCATCATCTTCACCTCGGCCCGCTCGACCCAGAGCCACGCGCGGCGCGGGTCGGTCGATTTCGCGATTCTGAAAAGCTGGGCGCCGTGGGTCGTCCTCGGCACGGTGGCGGGATCGATGATCGCCGACCGGATCTCGGGCGCGACGCTCGCGGTGATCTTCGGGGTCGGCGTGCTCAGCTTCGCGGTCTATTTCCTGCTGCCCCGCAGGAGCGAGGAGCCGGTCCTGTCCGCCATGCCCGGCGGGGTGGCGCGGTTCTCGCTTGCGGGCTCGCTCGGCGCGATTTCGGCCTTGCTGGGGATCGGCGGGGGCACGATCGCAACCCTCACGATGACCATGTGCGGCACGCCAATCCACCGCGCCATCGGCACGGCGGCGGGCATGGGCGCAATCATAGCGATTCCCGCCAGCATCGGTTTCCTCGTCATCGGCATGGGCGAGCCGGGCCTGCCGTGGGGCTCGCTCGGCTTCGTCAACCTGCCCGCGGCCTTCGTCATCGTGCTCACCTCGGTCGTCTTCGCCCCGCTGGGCGTGGCGACCGCGCACCTCTTGTCGCCCGCCGTGCTGCGGCGGGTCTTCGGCATTTACCTCATCCTCGTCGGGACAACCATGATCGCCAAGTACTGA
- the ald gene encoding alanine dehydrogenase — MLVGVPKEIKNHEYRVGLTPEAAREYIAAGHQVVVETQAGAGISQSDEDYRAAGAEIVDTAEEIFARADMIVKVKEPQPNEWVQMREGQILYTYLHLAPDPEQARGLMEAGVSAIAYETVTGPGGGLPLLAPMSEVAGRLSIEAGAHALRANNGGRGTLMGGVPGVLPAKVVVLGGGVVGTQAARMAVGLGARVEIFDRSIPRLRQLDEMFQGRVATRFSTTGTIEQAITDADVVVGAVLIPGASAPHLVTREMLGLMKHRSVLVDVAIDQGGCFETSHATTHENPTYEVDGIIHYCVANMPGAVPLTSSYALGNATLPFGLALANKGIAACEEDPHLAPGLNVHQGRIVNPAVAESLGF, encoded by the coding sequence ATGCTTGTCGGCGTCCCCAAGGAAATCAAGAATCACGAATATCGCGTCGGCCTGACCCCCGAAGCCGCGCGCGAATACATCGCGGCAGGTCATCAGGTCGTGGTCGAGACGCAGGCCGGCGCGGGTATCAGCCAGAGTGACGAGGATTACCGCGCCGCGGGCGCCGAGATCGTCGATACGGCGGAAGAGATCTTCGCCCGCGCCGACATGATCGTGAAGGTCAAGGAGCCGCAGCCCAATGAATGGGTGCAGATGCGCGAGGGGCAGATCCTCTACACCTATCTCCACCTCGCCCCCGATCCCGAACAGGCCAGGGGGCTGATGGAAGCAGGCGTGTCGGCCATCGCCTATGAAACCGTCACCGGCCCGGGCGGCGGGCTGCCGCTGCTTGCGCCGATGAGCGAGGTCGCAGGGCGCCTGTCGATCGAGGCGGGCGCGCACGCGCTGCGCGCCAATAATGGCGGGCGCGGCACGCTGATGGGCGGGGTTCCGGGCGTGCTCCCGGCCAAGGTCGTCGTGCTCGGCGGCGGCGTCGTCGGCACGCAGGCGGCGCGCATGGCGGTGGGTCTCGGCGCGCGGGTCGAGATCTTCGACCGCTCGATCCCGCGCCTGCGCCAGCTCGACGAGATGTTCCAGGGCCGGGTCGCGACTCGCTTTTCGACCACCGGCACGATCGAGCAGGCGATCACCGATGCCGACGTGGTCGTGGGCGCGGTACTCATTCCGGGCGCGAGCGCGCCGCATCTCGTCACCCGCGAAATGCTGGGCCTGATGAAGCACCGTTCGGTTCTCGTCGATGTCGCGATCGATCAGGGCGGCTGCTTCGAGACGAGCCACGCGACCACGCATGAAAACCCGACCTACGAGGTCGACGGCATCATCCATTACTGCGTCGCCAATATGCCCGGCGCGGTCCCGCTCACCTCGAGCTATGCGCTCGGCAATGCGACGCTGCCCTTCGGCCTCGCGCTTGCGAACAAGGGGATCGCGGCGTGCGAGGAGGACCCGCACCTTGCGCCCGGCCTCAATGTGCATCAGGGCCGCATCGTGAACCCGGCCGTGGCGGAAAGCCTCGGCTTCTGA
- a CDS encoding thiol-disulfide oxidoreductase DCC family protein: MAHPKSARVTVWYDGACPLCLREIALMRRLDRRGAIRFVDVSDRGEPASCPIDRARLLERFHAEEDGVLLEGAAAFAAMWRAIPLLRPLGLAARWRPLLRLLEAAYGQFLKVRPRLQRFFA; this comes from the coding sequence ATGGCCCATCCCAAGTCCGCTCGCGTCACCGTCTGGTATGACGGCGCCTGCCCGCTGTGCCTACGCGAGATCGCGCTGATGCGGCGGCTCGACCGGCGCGGGGCGATCCGTTTCGTCGACGTTTCGGACAGGGGCGAGCCCGCTTCCTGCCCGATCGACCGGGCGCGCCTGCTCGAACGCTTCCATGCCGAGGAGGACGGCGTGCTGCTCGAAGGCGCGGCGGCCTTCGCTGCGATGTGGCGCGCGATTCCGCTCCTGCGCCCCTTGGGCCTTGCCGCACGCTGGCGTCCGCTCCTGCGCCTGCTCGAAGCCGCCTATGGGCAGTTCCTCAAGGTCCGCCCGCGGCTCCAGCGCTTCTTCGCTTGA
- a CDS encoding alpha-hydroxy-acid oxidizing protein, protein MTYFGAMQNEIYNAGLKGVLPDYPVDFAGLEKRAHEALGPMLTNYVAGGCGDEHTQDENAAAFHHWGMVPRMMVDCSQRDLSIELFGHTYETPLFMAPIGLNGEASQDKRGDMAAARASAMTGVPFCASTLANDPLEDVKKACGDTPAWFQLYTPRNRELAESLIRRAEEAGYSALVVTLDTWVTGWRPRDLNASNFPQLRGKVLQNYFTDPVFRSLLAKPPEEDMAAAIFTWAATFGQVLTWDDMEWFKSVTKLPIVLKGICHPDDAKRAVDTGADAIYCSNHGGRQANGGIATIDLLADVVEAAGDVPVLFDSGVRSGTDAVKALALGARAVGVGRPYTYGLALGGAEGAAWVLRSILAEADLLMAVNGYPTLADVRAAGAVRTDR, encoded by the coding sequence ATGACCTATTTCGGCGCGATGCAGAACGAGATCTACAATGCCGGGCTGAAAGGCGTGCTGCCCGATTACCCGGTCGATTTCGCCGGCCTCGAAAAGCGCGCGCACGAGGCGCTCGGCCCGATGCTCACCAATTACGTCGCGGGCGGATGCGGGGACGAGCACACGCAGGACGAGAACGCGGCGGCCTTCCACCACTGGGGCATGGTCCCGCGCATGATGGTCGACTGCTCGCAGCGCGACCTGTCGATCGAATTGTTCGGGCACACGTACGAAACGCCGCTGTTCATGGCGCCCATCGGGCTGAACGGAGAAGCCTCGCAGGATAAGCGCGGCGACATGGCCGCGGCGCGCGCCTCGGCAATGACGGGCGTGCCGTTCTGCGCCTCGACGCTGGCGAACGATCCGCTGGAGGACGTGAAAAAAGCCTGTGGCGATACGCCCGCGTGGTTCCAGCTCTACACGCCGCGCAATCGCGAGCTTGCCGAAAGCCTCATCCGCAGGGCCGAGGAAGCGGGCTATTCGGCGCTCGTCGTGACGCTCGACACGTGGGTGACCGGCTGGCGTCCGCGCGATCTCAACGCGTCCAATTTCCCGCAGCTGCGCGGCAAGGTGCTGCAGAACTACTTCACCGACCCGGTCTTCCGCTCGCTGCTGGCAAAGCCGCCGGAAGAGGACATGGCGGCGGCGATCTTCACCTGGGCGGCGACTTTCGGGCAGGTGCTGACCTGGGACGACATGGAGTGGTTCAAGTCGGTGACGAAGCTTCCCATCGTGCTGAAGGGCATCTGCCACCCCGACGATGCGAAGCGCGCGGTCGATACCGGGGCGGACGCGATTTATTGCTCGAACCACGGCGGGCGGCAGGCCAATGGCGGGATCGCGACGATCGACCTGCTCGCCGATGTCGTCGAAGCAGCGGGCGATGTGCCGGTGCTGTTCGATTCGGGCGTGCGTTCGGGGACCGATGCGGTGAAGGCGCTCGCGCTGGGCGCGAGGGCGGTCGGGGTCGGGCGGCCCTATACCTACGGCCTCGCGCTGGGCGGGGCGGAGGGCGCGGCCTGGGTGCTGCGCTCGATCCTCGCCGAAGCGGACCTGCTTATGGCGGTCAACGGCTACCCCACGCTCGCCGACGTGCGCGCGGCTGGCGCGGTGCGCACGGATCGCTGA
- a CDS encoding NAD-dependent succinate-semialdehyde dehydrogenase: MTTYPEVRMMIGGEWIAQGGEGAMPVVNPATEQEIGRAPKASKEQLDAALVAADSGFAVWSRTPAIERFRVIRRAADLLRERAETIARVMTLEMGKPHGQAMAETTGAADLIDFLAEEAKRQGGRIVPARTSAILEQRVTQEPVGPAVLLTPWNFPINLPAKKIGGALAAGCSAILKPAETTPASAQMLVECFVDAGLPEGVLNLVYGDPAMISEHLIASPVTRKVSFTGSTAVGKQLGALAAQGMKRFTPELGGHAPVVIGESADFERTVAVCAATKFRNAGQVCVSPTRFLVARGIYEKFVAEFAARSSKLKVGDASSDDSVEMGPLAHGGRVKAMADLMASLGGEKGEIVTGGKAIDRPGHFFEPTVIAAPSLDSRLMVEEPFGPVAGIVPYDDIAEAVRIANSLRYGLAAYAFTASLDESHYLGRELRAGMVAINHFAVGSPETPFGGTGDSGFGSESGVEGYLGYTETKLVTVARAGG, encoded by the coding sequence ATGACCACCTATCCCGAAGTCCGCATGATGATCGGCGGCGAGTGGATCGCACAAGGCGGCGAAGGCGCGATGCCGGTGGTCAATCCCGCGACCGAGCAGGAAATCGGCCGCGCGCCCAAGGCGTCGAAGGAACAGCTCGACGCAGCGCTCGTCGCCGCCGACAGCGGCTTTGCCGTGTGGAGCCGGACCCCCGCGATCGAGCGCTTCCGCGTGATCCGCCGCGCCGCCGACCTGCTGCGCGAGCGCGCCGAAACCATCGCGCGGGTGATGACGCTCGAAATGGGCAAGCCGCATGGACAGGCCATGGCCGAGACGACCGGAGCGGCCGACCTCATCGATTTCCTCGCCGAGGAGGCCAAGCGCCAGGGCGGTCGCATCGTGCCCGCGCGCACTTCCGCCATTCTCGAACAGCGCGTGACGCAGGAACCGGTCGGCCCCGCCGTGCTGCTGACCCCTTGGAATTTCCCGATCAACCTGCCGGCGAAGAAAATCGGCGGCGCGCTTGCCGCCGGGTGCAGCGCCATCCTCAAGCCCGCCGAGACGACCCCGGCGAGCGCGCAGATGCTGGTCGAATGCTTCGTCGATGCGGGCCTGCCCGAGGGCGTGCTGAACCTCGTCTACGGCGACCCGGCGATGATTTCCGAGCACCTCATCGCCTCGCCCGTCACCCGCAAGGTGAGCTTCACCGGATCGACCGCGGTGGGCAAGCAGCTGGGCGCGCTCGCGGCGCAGGGGATGAAGCGCTTCACCCCCGAACTCGGCGGCCACGCGCCGGTGGTGATCGGCGAAAGCGCCGATTTCGAGCGCACCGTGGCGGTGTGCGCCGCGACCAAGTTCCGCAATGCCGGGCAGGTCTGCGTCTCGCCCACCCGCTTCCTCGTCGCGCGCGGCATCTACGAGAAATTCGTCGCCGAATTCGCCGCCCGCTCGAGCAAGCTCAAGGTCGGCGATGCGAGCAGCGACGACAGCGTCGAGATGGGCCCGCTCGCCCATGGCGGACGGGTCAAGGCGATGGCCGACCTGATGGCCTCGCTGGGCGGGGAAAAGGGCGAGATCGTCACCGGCGGCAAGGCAATCGACCGGCCCGGCCATTTCTTCGAGCCGACCGTGATCGCCGCGCCCTCGCTCGACAGCCGGCTGATGGTGGAGGAGCCCTTCGGCCCGGTCGCCGGGATCGTGCCCTATGACGACATCGCCGAAGCCGTGCGGATCGCCAATTCGCTGCGCTACGGGCTGGCCGCCTATGCCTTCACCGCGAGCCTCGATGAAAGCCACTATCTCGGCCGCGAACTGCGCGCCGGGATGGTCGCGATCAACCATTTCGCGGTCGGGTCGCCCGAAACGCCCTTCGGCGGCACGGGCGACAGCGGGTTCGGTTCGGAAAGCGGGGTCGAGGGCTATCTCGGCTATACCGAGACCAAGCTGGTCACCGTCGCGAGGGCCGGCGGGTAA
- a CDS encoding DUF1993 domain-containing protein → MPANRGTIMPLTLHAAFVPTCDQLLGGLRTVIDRAEAHCRAEGLADADLIDAALAPDMWSLPWHVRACWVHSGYALGLMPTGEFTPDFTVRPESWDAMRAMVDEARAVLTGVDEDDLERIAGDKVTFVLGGKKLMEGTVSQFLLGFNQPNFQFHATTFYGICRMKGVKLGKMDYMGPMQMARPDTAGA, encoded by the coding sequence ATGCCGGCGAACAGGGGAACCATCATGCCGCTCACGCTCCACGCCGCCTTCGTGCCGACCTGCGACCAGCTGCTCGGCGGGCTGCGCACCGTCATCGACCGGGCTGAAGCCCATTGCCGCGCCGAGGGGCTTGCCGACGCCGACCTGATCGACGCCGCGCTCGCGCCCGATATGTGGTCGCTGCCCTGGCACGTGCGCGCCTGCTGGGTTCATTCGGGCTATGCGCTCGGCCTGATGCCGACCGGCGAATTCACCCCCGATTTCACCGTGCGGCCCGAAAGCTGGGACGCGATGCGGGCCATGGTCGACGAAGCGCGCGCGGTCCTGACCGGGGTGGACGAGGACGACCTAGAACGGATCGCGGGCGACAAGGTCACCTTCGTGCTCGGCGGCAAAAAGCTGATGGAAGGGACGGTCTCGCAGTTCCTGCTCGGCTTCAACCAGCCCAATTTCCAATTCCACGCCACTACCTTCTACGGCATCTGCCGGATGAAGGGCGTGAAGCTCGGCAAGATGGATTATATGGGGCCGATGCAGATGGCCCGCCCGGATACGGCCGGGGCCTGA
- a CDS encoding histidinol-phosphate transaminase, whose protein sequence is MAAPDFGPQFGPLPGEALLSRNENPYGPAPSALRAVADAARLGCYYADRGLGRLADMIAERHGVSPRQVIIGSGSTEILCAIALAWGEKGKVLCPDLFWDTTVQYGERQGVEALRVPLAADMGVDLAAMTARLDDGVSLVQICNPNNPTGMLIPSADLRAFADAVTPKATLLVDEAYNELTDAPGDNTLVDLVRAGRDVIVCRTFSKIYGMAGMRVGYAITTEQNAQRIAGYLMSFGGNTAGIAAAIASYNDTGFLERSRAMVLEGREMIMDAVARAGLTALPSQTNFVYVKVPDADAVQAAMLERGVFIRGAYGPWKEWSRVSTGRLEDVERYAKALPEIIESLNA, encoded by the coding sequence ATGGCGGCCCCGGATTTCGGGCCCCAATTCGGACCACTGCCGGGCGAGGCGCTGCTCAGCCGCAACGAGAATCCCTACGGCCCCGCCCCGTCCGCGCTCAGGGCCGTCGCCGATGCCGCGCGGCTCGGCTGCTACTATGCCGACCGCGGGCTCGGCCGGCTCGCCGACATGATCGCCGAGCGCCACGGCGTCTCGCCCCGGCAGGTGATCATCGGCAGCGGCTCGACCGAGATCCTGTGCGCCATCGCGCTCGCGTGGGGGGAAAAGGGCAAGGTGCTGTGCCCGGACCTGTTCTGGGACACGACCGTGCAATACGGCGAGCGGCAAGGGGTCGAGGCGCTGCGCGTGCCGCTCGCCGCGGACATGGGCGTGGACCTTGCCGCGATGACAGCGCGGCTCGACGACGGCGTGTCGCTGGTCCAGATCTGCAACCCGAATAATCCCACCGGAATGCTCATCCCTTCGGCGGACCTGCGCGCCTTCGCCGACGCGGTCACGCCCAAGGCGACGCTGCTGGTGGACGAAGCCTATAACGAGCTGACCGATGCGCCCGGCGACAACACGCTGGTCGACCTCGTGCGCGCGGGGCGCGACGTGATCGTGTGCCGGACCTTCTCCAAGATCTACGGCATGGCCGGGATGCGGGTCGGCTATGCGATCACGACCGAGCAGAACGCGCAGCGTATCGCGGGCTACCTGATGAGCTTCGGCGGCAACACGGCGGGTATCGCCGCGGCGATCGCGAGCTACAACGACACGGGCTTTCTTGAGAGATCGCGCGCGATGGTGCTCGAAGGGCGCGAGATGATCATGGACGCGGTCGCACGCGCAGGGCTTACCGCCCTGCCCTCGCAGACCAATTTCGTCTACGTGAAGGTTCCCGATGCCGACGCGGTGCAGGCCGCAATGCTCGAGCGCGGCGTCTTCATCCGCGGCGCCTATGGCCCGTGGAAGGAATGGTCGCGGGTCAGCACCGGCAGGCTCGAGGATGTCGAACGCTATGCGAAGGCGCTTCCGGAGATTATCGAGAGCCTGAACGCGTAG
- a CDS encoding ABC transporter permease, translating to MADQAPTANEQPASAHAASENVVPGDAGPGEGARFTPRGRPVITGINRVGLMALYMKEVRRFLKVQTQTIWAPAVTTLLFLVIFSVALGREGREVLGVPFSSFVAPGLIVMGMMQNAFANSSFSLLSGKIQGTIIDLLMPPLSPGELMAGIVGAAVTRAVAVGCTVALAMVLWPGVTVHIAHVWAIVWFGLMGSVMLSVFGLATSIWAEKFDHNAAITNFVIAPLSLLSGTFYVIDNLAPAFQAVSRANPFFYVISGFRYGFLGESDIGSASDVAWAAVGIGVFNVVLALIVYAVLRSGWKLKS from the coding sequence ATGGCCGATCAAGCACCCACCGCCAACGAACAACCCGCTTCCGCGCACGCTGCGAGCGAAAACGTCGTCCCCGGAGATGCAGGCCCGGGCGAGGGCGCCCGGTTCACTCCGCGCGGCCGGCCGGTCATCACCGGGATCAACCGCGTCGGGCTCATGGCGCTCTATATGAAGGAGGTGCGGCGGTTTCTCAAGGTCCAGACCCAGACGATCTGGGCCCCGGCGGTCACGACGCTGCTGTTTCTCGTGATCTTTTCGGTCGCGCTGGGGCGCGAGGGGCGCGAGGTGCTGGGCGTGCCCTTCTCGAGCTTCGTCGCGCCGGGGCTGATCGTGATGGGCATGATGCAGAACGCCTTCGCCAATTCGAGCTTCTCGCTGCTTTCCGGCAAGATCCAGGGGACGATCATCGACCTGCTGATGCCGCCGCTTTCGCCGGGAGAGCTGATGGCGGGGATCGTCGGCGCAGCGGTGACGCGCGCGGTCGCGGTCGGATGCACCGTGGCGCTCGCGATGGTGCTGTGGCCGGGTGTGACGGTGCACATCGCGCACGTCTGGGCGATCGTGTGGTTCGGGTTGATGGGCAGCGTGATGCTGTCGGTGTTCGGGCTTGCCACCTCGATCTGGGCGGAGAAGTTCGACCACAACGCTGCGATCACCAATTTCGTGATCGCGCCGCTCAGCCTGCTGTCGGGGACGTTCTACGTGATCGACAACCTCGCGCCCGCGTTTCAGGCGGTGAGCCGGGCGAACCCGTTCTTCTACGTGATCTCGGGCTTTCGCTACGGCTTCCTCGGCGAAAGCGACATCGGCTCGGCAAGCGACGTGGCATGGGCCGCGGTCGGCATCGGCGTGTTCAACGTGGTGCTGGCGCTGATCGTCTACGCCGTCCTCAGGAGCGGCTGGAAGCTGAAAAGCTAG